In Carassius gibelio isolate Cgi1373 ecotype wild population from Czech Republic chromosome B4, carGib1.2-hapl.c, whole genome shotgun sequence, one DNA window encodes the following:
- the LOC127956757 gene encoding solute carrier organic anion transporter family member 1C1 isoform X1: protein MSVEKKTAQEPCCSKLKMFLAAMCFVYFAKAFQGSYMKSSITQIERRFDIPSSLIGLIDGSFEVGNLLVIAFVSYFGAKLHRPRLIGAGCLIMALGSFITASPHFFQGLYKYETTVSHFSASNGTERILPCLTNGSLAQDEIPTLETQAECEKAASSSLWIYVFLGNMLRGVGETPVMPLGLSYLDDFSREENTALYMALIQTVGIMGPMFGFMLGSFCAKLYVDIGAVDLDTISINHKDSRWVGAWWLGFLLTGGVMLLAGIPFWFLPKSLPKQGETETEKKSNEGEQDHFIPDNKHSDAPDKPVPVTMAALAKDFLPSLKKLFSNTIYLLLVCTAFVQVNGFIGMITFKPKFMEQIYGQSASRAIFLIGIMNLPAVALGIVTGGFIMKKFKLNVLGATKICIGTSLLAFSTLLIQYFLQCDNTQVPGLTLSYQGVPQVSYQQNTLISPCNMGCSCSLKHWDPICASNGLTYASPCLAGCQSSTGDGKNMVFHNCTCIGDSPFPYANMSAVLGQCPRKSDCDFMFKLYMGVTVIGAFLSACGATPGYIILLRSINPELKSLALGIYTLIVRTLGGIPPPVYFGALIDRACLKWGTKQCGGRGACRIYDSGSFRNAFLGLIYGLYSLSYILWGVVYIRLSHREKKLALKNQLKAPEQDTNDVSVGNGNASSAIVKCSENPDQETTI, encoded by the exons ATGAGTGTGGAAAAGAAGACGGCACAAGAGCCATgctgctccaaattaaag ATGTTTTTGGCTGCCATGTGTTTTGTGTACTTTGCCAAAGCATTTCAGGGCAGCTACATGAAGAGCTCTATCACGCAGATTGAGAGACGTTTTGACATTCCCAGCTCACTGATTGGATTAATTGATGGAAGTTTTGAAgttg GTAATCTGTTGGTAATAGCTTTTGTGAGTTACTTTGGCGCTAAGCTTCATAGACCACGACTAATAGGAGCTGGATGTTTAATTATGGCCTTGGGATCCTTCATAACTGCGTCACCACATTTCTTCCAAGGACT GTACAAATATGAGACAACAGTGTCACATTTCTCTGCCTCTAATGGTACAGAGCGTATTCTACCATGTTTAACCAATGGGAGTCTTGCACAAGATGAAATTCCCACATTGGAAACTCAAGCTG aaTGCGAGAAAGCAGCCAGTTCTTCCTTGTGGATCTATGTGTTTCTTGGGAACATGCTCCGTGGGGTAGGAGAGACACCCGTCATGCCTCTTGGGTTGTCTTATCTAGATGATTTTTCAAGGGAGGAAAACACTGCTCTTTACATGg ctctcaTACAGACTGTGGGAATAATGGGCCCCATGTTTGGATTCATGTTAGGATCTTTCTGTGCCAAGCTGTATGTGGACATAGGAGCAGTGGACTTAG ataccaTTTCCATCAACCACAAAGACTCACGTTGGGTTGGTGCCTGGTGGCTTGGCTTTTTGTTAACTGGTGGAGTGATGTTACTTGCTGGAATTCCATTTTGGTTCCTTCCCAAGTCTCTTCCTAAGCAGGGTGagactgaaactgaaaaaaaatctaatgaggGTGAGCAGGACCATTTCATTCCCGACAACAAGCACAGTGATGCTCCCGACAAACCAGTTCCGGTCACCATGGCAGCTCTGGCTAAAG ATTTTCTACCATCACTGAAAAAACTCTTCAGCAACACAATTTACTTGCTCCTTGTATGTACTGCATTTGTGCAAGTCAATGGTTTTATAGGAATGATCACATTTAAGCCAAAGTTTATGGAGCAAATTTATGGCCAGTCAGCATCGAGGGCCATATTTTTGATAG GCATAATGAATCTACCAGCTGTGGCTTTGGGAATTGTCACAGGTGGGTTTATAATGAAGAAGTTCAAACTGAATGTCCTCGGAGCAACCAAGATCTGCATTGGAACATCTCTTCTGGCTTTCTCTACACTGCTTATTCAGTATTTCCTGCAGTGTGACAACACACAAGTGCCAGGACTTACATTGTCATATCAAGg GGTTCCTCAGGTGTCGTATCAGCAGAATACACTAATTTCTCCATGTAACATGGGTTGCTCCTGCTCTCTCAAACATTGGGATCCCATATGTGCCAGCAATGGCTTGACCTATGCCTCCCCCTGCCTTGCTGGCTGCCAAAGCTCCACTGGTGACGGCAAGAATATG GTATTCCACAACTGCACCTGTATTGGAGATTCGCCTTTCCCGTATGCAAACATGTCAGCAGTGCTGGGCCAATGCCCTCGCAAGAGTGATTGTGACTTCATGTTTAAGCTGTACATGGGAGTGACAGTCATTGGTGCCTTTCTCTCGGCTTGTGGGGCTACACCAGGTTACATTATTCTGCTCAG ATCCATAAATCCAGAACTAAAGTCTTTGGCTCTTGGTATTTATACTTTGATTGTTCGGACTCTGG GTGGCATTCCCCCTCCAGTCTACTTCGGAGCCCTTATTGACAGGGCCTGTTTGAAATGGGGCACAAAACAATGTGGAGGGAGAGGAGCGTGTCGTATCTATGATTCTGGTTCCTTCAG AAATGCTTTCTTGGGTCTTATATATGGCCTTTATTCCTTGTCCTACATATTGTGGGGAGTCGTGTACATTAGACTGTCTCATCGTGAAAAGAAACTTGCACTAAAGAACCAATTAAAAGCTCCAGAACAGGATACCAATGATGTTTCTGTTGGCAATGGGAATGCGTCTTCAGCCATTGTAAAATGCAGTGAAAACCCAGACCAGGAGACCACTATCTGA
- the LOC127956757 gene encoding solute carrier organic anion transporter family member 1C1 isoform X2 has protein sequence MFLAAMCFVYFAKAFQGSYMKSSITQIERRFDIPSSLIGLIDGSFEVGNLLVIAFVSYFGAKLHRPRLIGAGCLIMALGSFITASPHFFQGLYKYETTVSHFSASNGTERILPCLTNGSLAQDEIPTLETQAECEKAASSSLWIYVFLGNMLRGVGETPVMPLGLSYLDDFSREENTALYMALIQTVGIMGPMFGFMLGSFCAKLYVDIGAVDLDTISINHKDSRWVGAWWLGFLLTGGVMLLAGIPFWFLPKSLPKQGETETEKKSNEGEQDHFIPDNKHSDAPDKPVPVTMAALAKDFLPSLKKLFSNTIYLLLVCTAFVQVNGFIGMITFKPKFMEQIYGQSASRAIFLIGIMNLPAVALGIVTGGFIMKKFKLNVLGATKICIGTSLLAFSTLLIQYFLQCDNTQVPGLTLSYQGVPQVSYQQNTLISPCNMGCSCSLKHWDPICASNGLTYASPCLAGCQSSTGDGKNMVFHNCTCIGDSPFPYANMSAVLGQCPRKSDCDFMFKLYMGVTVIGAFLSACGATPGYIILLRSINPELKSLALGIYTLIVRTLGGIPPPVYFGALIDRACLKWGTKQCGGRGACRIYDSGSFRNAFLGLIYGLYSLSYILWGVVYIRLSHREKKLALKNQLKAPEQDTNDVSVGNGNASSAIVKCSENPDQETTI, from the exons ATGTTTTTGGCTGCCATGTGTTTTGTGTACTTTGCCAAAGCATTTCAGGGCAGCTACATGAAGAGCTCTATCACGCAGATTGAGAGACGTTTTGACATTCCCAGCTCACTGATTGGATTAATTGATGGAAGTTTTGAAgttg GTAATCTGTTGGTAATAGCTTTTGTGAGTTACTTTGGCGCTAAGCTTCATAGACCACGACTAATAGGAGCTGGATGTTTAATTATGGCCTTGGGATCCTTCATAACTGCGTCACCACATTTCTTCCAAGGACT GTACAAATATGAGACAACAGTGTCACATTTCTCTGCCTCTAATGGTACAGAGCGTATTCTACCATGTTTAACCAATGGGAGTCTTGCACAAGATGAAATTCCCACATTGGAAACTCAAGCTG aaTGCGAGAAAGCAGCCAGTTCTTCCTTGTGGATCTATGTGTTTCTTGGGAACATGCTCCGTGGGGTAGGAGAGACACCCGTCATGCCTCTTGGGTTGTCTTATCTAGATGATTTTTCAAGGGAGGAAAACACTGCTCTTTACATGg ctctcaTACAGACTGTGGGAATAATGGGCCCCATGTTTGGATTCATGTTAGGATCTTTCTGTGCCAAGCTGTATGTGGACATAGGAGCAGTGGACTTAG ataccaTTTCCATCAACCACAAAGACTCACGTTGGGTTGGTGCCTGGTGGCTTGGCTTTTTGTTAACTGGTGGAGTGATGTTACTTGCTGGAATTCCATTTTGGTTCCTTCCCAAGTCTCTTCCTAAGCAGGGTGagactgaaactgaaaaaaaatctaatgaggGTGAGCAGGACCATTTCATTCCCGACAACAAGCACAGTGATGCTCCCGACAAACCAGTTCCGGTCACCATGGCAGCTCTGGCTAAAG ATTTTCTACCATCACTGAAAAAACTCTTCAGCAACACAATTTACTTGCTCCTTGTATGTACTGCATTTGTGCAAGTCAATGGTTTTATAGGAATGATCACATTTAAGCCAAAGTTTATGGAGCAAATTTATGGCCAGTCAGCATCGAGGGCCATATTTTTGATAG GCATAATGAATCTACCAGCTGTGGCTTTGGGAATTGTCACAGGTGGGTTTATAATGAAGAAGTTCAAACTGAATGTCCTCGGAGCAACCAAGATCTGCATTGGAACATCTCTTCTGGCTTTCTCTACACTGCTTATTCAGTATTTCCTGCAGTGTGACAACACACAAGTGCCAGGACTTACATTGTCATATCAAGg GGTTCCTCAGGTGTCGTATCAGCAGAATACACTAATTTCTCCATGTAACATGGGTTGCTCCTGCTCTCTCAAACATTGGGATCCCATATGTGCCAGCAATGGCTTGACCTATGCCTCCCCCTGCCTTGCTGGCTGCCAAAGCTCCACTGGTGACGGCAAGAATATG GTATTCCACAACTGCACCTGTATTGGAGATTCGCCTTTCCCGTATGCAAACATGTCAGCAGTGCTGGGCCAATGCCCTCGCAAGAGTGATTGTGACTTCATGTTTAAGCTGTACATGGGAGTGACAGTCATTGGTGCCTTTCTCTCGGCTTGTGGGGCTACACCAGGTTACATTATTCTGCTCAG ATCCATAAATCCAGAACTAAAGTCTTTGGCTCTTGGTATTTATACTTTGATTGTTCGGACTCTGG GTGGCATTCCCCCTCCAGTCTACTTCGGAGCCCTTATTGACAGGGCCTGTTTGAAATGGGGCACAAAACAATGTGGAGGGAGAGGAGCGTGTCGTATCTATGATTCTGGTTCCTTCAG AAATGCTTTCTTGGGTCTTATATATGGCCTTTATTCCTTGTCCTACATATTGTGGGGAGTCGTGTACATTAGACTGTCTCATCGTGAAAAGAAACTTGCACTAAAGAACCAATTAAAAGCTCCAGAACAGGATACCAATGATGTTTCTGTTGGCAATGGGAATGCGTCTTCAGCCATTGTAAAATGCAGTGAAAACCCAGACCAGGAGACCACTATCTGA